The Deltaproteobacteria bacterium DNA segment CTCTTCGCCGCGTGCGGCGCGGACACGCCGATCGCTGATCCGCGCCGCCCGGACGACGTCGCGCCCCCTCGCGAACGCACGGTCGAGGACGAGGCCGAACAGCGGCCCTTCGAGTTCGCGGGCTCGGCGCTGGAATCGCGCTGGCGCGAGGCGGTCATGGGCGTGCCGACATGGCGCGCCGACGCAGCGGCCTGCCGCGCGCACTGCGAGGACTGGTGTCCGCGCGCGGCCGAGTGTCTGATCGGCCCGTTTTCCCACATCGGTCGATGCAAGGCGCTGTGCCTCGACCCATGCACCGAAGGGCTGTGGCCCGCCGAGTTCGCCGCCTGCGCGCGCGACGCGAAAGACTGCAAGGACCTGCGCGAATGCACCCGCGACCTGCGCGAGGTCTTCGACCTCGGTCCCGCGGAAAAGGACGCGCCCTAAGCGCTCGTCCTTTCGAGCGTCTTGTCCATCGCCGCGAGTTTTGCCGCCAGCTCATTCAGCATCGGCGTGGTGAGCGCCTGCGGGCCGTCGCACAGCGCGGTGTCGGGGTCGGGGTGCGACTCGACGATGAGCCCATCGGCTCCCGCGGCTTTGGCGGCGAGCGCCATGGGCACGATGATGTCGCGCTCGCCCGCCGCGTGGCTGGGATCGACGATCACGGGCAGGTGCGTGAGCCGTTTGAGCACCGGCACGGCCTGAAGATCGAGCGTGTTGCGCGTGGCGTTTTCGAACGTGCGAATGCCGCGTTCACACAGGATCACCTGCGTGTTGCCGCCCGCGAGGATGTACTCCGCGGCGAGCAGCAACTCCTCGATCGACGACATCATGCCGCGCTTGAGAAGAATTGGCCGCGCGCAGCGCCCGGCCTCGGCCAGCAGCGCGAAGTTTTGCATGTTGCGCGCGCCGATCTGGAGCATGTCGGCCTGCTGCGCGACGCGCTGCACATCGCCGGGGTCGAGCACTTCGGTGACGATGGGCAGAACGAATTTGCGCCCCGCCTCGACGAGCAGCTCGAGCCCTTCCCACCCCATGCCCTGAAACGAATAGGGCGATGAGCGCGGCTTGAAGACGCCGCCGCGCAGCATGGACGCGCCGGCCTCGCGCACGATGCGCGCGGATTCGAAAATCTGCTCGCGGCTCTCGACCGCGCAAGGCCCGGCGATGAGCGCGAACGCGCCGCCGCCGAAGAGGGCATTGCCGATCTTGATCTGCGTGTCGCGGCGTCCCGCCTCACGCGCGGCGAGCCGATAGGGCTTGGGCTTGCCGGGTTTCGACGCGGGCGTTTCACAGACGGGCGCGGGCTCGGACGGCGCGGCGATCTCGACGACCGGCTCCACGCCCTCGTAGCCCTTGGTGCGGATGGGATAACACCCGAGCACCTTGAGCACGCGGGCGCGTTCCCGCATGGCGTCGAGCGCCGCCGTCATGCGCGGGTCGTCCGCGTGGCCCTCGACGTCGATGTAGAACTGGTATTCCCACGGCGTGTTGGCGAGCGGGCGACTTTCGAGCTTGACCATGTTGACGTGCGCGTCGTGCAGCGGACGCAGGCACGCGAGCAGCGCGCCCTCGGAATGATCGGTGACGAGCACGAGCGAGGTCTTGCACGGAATACGCCGGTCGTATGCCACGGCCTTTTTCGCGCAGACGACGAACTTGGTGAAATTTTCGCGCTGATCGGCGATGTCGCGCTTGAGCACGGCTAGACCGTAGACGGCCGCGGCCTCCTCGCTCGCGATGGCGGCGTGCGTGACGTCCTGCGTGTCTTTCACCCGGCGCACGGCCTCGGCGGTGTCGGTGAAACTCTCGATCGTGCATTGCGGCATTTGATCCAGGAACTCGCCGCACTGAAGCAGCGCCTGCGGGTGCGACGCGATGTGACGGATACGCCCGAGCGGCGTCCCCTCGATGCCGATCAGGCAATGTTCGACGCGCCAGACTTCCTCGCCGACGATGACGAGCGACGAGGTTTCGAGCAGGCGGTAGGTGGCGTTGATGCTGCCCGCGATGGTGTTTTCGAGCGGCAACACGACGAAGTCCACATCGCCCGCCTCGCACGCGGCGACGGCCTCGGGGAATCCGCGATAGCCGATGAACGCGCACGCGCCCGACTTCGCGCCGAAGTACTTGTTCGCGGCCAGATGGCTGTAGGCGCCCTCGACGCCCTGAAACGCGACCTTGACGAGCGAGGCGGATTCGCCCTGCGCGCGCGCGGCGAGATGGCGCTGCTGGTCGTCGATCGAGTATTCGAGAATGTCGTGAAAAATGCGCCGCACGAAGTAGGGATTCAAGCCGCGATCACGCGCCTTTTTTTCGAGCTTCGCGAGCAGTTCTTTTTCGCGATCGCGGTCACGCAGCAGCGCCGCCGGCGACTGGGCCTTGGCGTCGGCGACGCGCTCGACGAGCCCGACGCGCCGTTCGAGCGCGGCGAGCAGCGAGTCGTCCGTCTCGTCGAGTTCGCGGCGCAGATCCTCCAGACCGTTCATGGGCGTTTTCCGTTTCGTCGATGCTGATAAAGGCCCCAGACGATGGCGTCGTAGAGGGCGTCCCAACTGGCCTTGATGACGTTTTCGCTCACGCCGATCGTGCCCCAGGTCGTGTGTCCGTCGCCGGTTTCGATCAGGACGCGGGTGACGGCCTTGGTGCCGTCGGCGCCTTCGAGCACGCGAACCTTGTAGTCGAGCAGCGAGATGAGGCGCAGTTCCTCGAACGCGGGTTCGAGACATTTTCGCAGCGCGTTGTCGAGGGCGTTGACCGGACCATTACCCTCGGCGGCGGTGACGTAGCGCTTGCCGCGCACGCGCACCTTGACCGTCGCGTCGACCAGCATGTCGCGCTCGGTGCGCCGGTGCAGGTGGATGTCGTAGGCGTCCACGGTGAAATACGGCCGCAGCAGCTTTGCCTCGCGCAGCAGCAACAGGCCGAGCGACGCGTCGGCGGCCTCGTAGGTGTAGCCCTGGTATTCGAGATTCTTGACGCGACCGAGCAGGTGTTCGAGCTGCTCCTTGCCGAGTTTCAGTCCGAGTTCCGACGCGCGGTGCAAAATCATCGAGCGGCCGGCGATTTCGGAGACGACGAACTTGTTGACGTTGCCCACGAGCCGCGGTTCGACGTGTTCGTACGTGCGCGCGTCGCGGCTCACCGCCGAACCGTGCGCGCCGCCCTTGTGCGCGAAGGCGCTCTTGCCGACGAAGGGCTGATAGGGATCGTGGTGCAGGTTCGCGATTTCGGACACGTAGTGCGACACGTCGGTGAGCTCGGCGAGTTTGCCCGGCGGCAGGCACCGGCGATTCATCTTGAGTTCCAGCGTCGGCGCGATGGTGCACAGGTTCGCGTTGCCGGTGCGTTCGCCGTAGCCGTTGATCGTGCCCTGAACCATCACGCAGCCGCGCTCGACGGCGGCGAGGCTGTTCGCGACCGCGCATCCGCTGTCGTTGTGCGTATGGATGCCGAGGCGCGCGAAGCCGTCGCGGCGCAGTTCGTCGACGATGTCCGCGACGCGGCCGGGCAGGGTGCCGCCGTTGGTGTCGCACAGCACGACGAAATCCGCGCCGGCATCCGCCGCCGCGCGCAGGGTGGCCTTGCCGTAGGTCGGGTTCGCCGCAAAGCCATCGAAAAAAT contains these protein-coding regions:
- a CDS encoding bifunctional 3-deoxy-7-phosphoheptulonate synthase/chorismate mutase, whose translation is MNGLEDLRRELDETDDSLLAALERRVGLVERVADAKAQSPAALLRDRDREKELLAKLEKKARDRGLNPYFVRRIFHDILEYSIDDQQRHLAARAQGESASLVKVAFQGVEGAYSHLAANKYFGAKSGACAFIGYRGFPEAVAACEAGDVDFVVLPLENTIAGSINATYRLLETSSLVIVGEEVWRVEHCLIGIEGTPLGRIRHIASHPQALLQCGEFLDQMPQCTIESFTDTAEAVRRVKDTQDVTHAAIASEEAAAVYGLAVLKRDIADQRENFTKFVVCAKKAVAYDRRIPCKTSLVLVTDHSEGALLACLRPLHDAHVNMVKLESRPLANTPWEYQFYIDVEGHADDPRMTAALDAMRERARVLKVLGCYPIRTKGYEGVEPVVEIAAPSEPAPVCETPASKPGKPKPYRLAAREAGRRDTQIKIGNALFGGGAFALIAGPCAVESREQIFESARIVREAGASMLRGGVFKPRSSPYSFQGMGWEGLELLVEAGRKFVLPIVTEVLDPGDVQRVAQQADMLQIGARNMQNFALLAEAGRCARPILLKRGMMSSIEELLLAAEYILAGGNTQVILCERGIRTFENATRNTLDLQAVPVLKRLTHLPVIVDPSHAAGERDIIVPMALAAKAAGADGLIVESHPDPDTALCDGPQALTTPMLNELAAKLAAMDKTLERTSA
- a CDS encoding citramalate synthase, with translation MSPRRAQPANDSGEVVLYDTTLRDGAAREGMTLSMLDKVKIAQRLAKFGIAYIEAGYPGSNPKDGELFRVLRDDPDVAPALVAFGATRRKKTDAAKDEGLRTLLASGANKICIFGKTWDFHVRVALETTEEENLAMIGDSVAYLKSKGREVIYDAEHFFDGFAANPTYGKATLRAAADAGADFVVLCDTNGGTLPGRVADIVDELRRDGFARLGIHTHNDSGCAVANSLAAVERGCVMVQGTINGYGERTGNANLCTIAPTLELKMNRRCLPPGKLAELTDVSHYVSEIANLHHDPYQPFVGKSAFAHKGGAHGSAVSRDARTYEHVEPRLVGNVNKFVVSEIAGRSMILHRASELGLKLGKEQLEHLLGRVKNLEYQGYTYEAADASLGLLLLREAKLLRPYFTVDAYDIHLHRRTERDMLVDATVKVRVRGKRYVTAAEGNGPVNALDNALRKCLEPAFEELRLISLLDYKVRVLEGADGTKAVTRVLIETGDGHTTWGTIGVSENVIKASWDALYDAIVWGLYQHRRNGKRP